One genomic region from Amia ocellicauda isolate fAmiCal2 chromosome 4, fAmiCal2.hap1, whole genome shotgun sequence encodes:
- the rprd1b gene encoding regulation of nuclear pre-mRNA domain-containing protein 1B isoform X3 yields MSSFSESALEKKLSELSNSQQSVQTLSLWIIHHRKHSSLIVHVWHREMKKAKSNRKLTFLYLANDVIQNSKRKGPEFTKDFETVLVDACSHVAREADDGCKKHLERLLNIWQERSVYGADFIQQLKLAIEDSNSPKQKPQGKQAGGRRAKHSQPERFKAVQAVKNQRKPSRKKVEEAHVLLNVRPLYNLVVSLCAVSAVEEKKATKRTYQKIQEEEEEEDDDYRGHYSPQENDVSGPLLTEELIKALQDLENAASGDAAVRQKIASLPQEVQDVSLLEKITDKEAAEKLSKTVDEACLLLAEYNGRLAAELEDRRQLARMLTEYIHNQKEVLTEREKKLDEYKQKLARVTQVRKELKSHIQSLPDLSLLPNVTGGLAPLPSAGDLFSTD; encoded by the exons ATGTCGTCCTTTTCCGAGTCTGCGCTGGAGAAGAAGTTGTCGGAGCTGAGTAACTCCCAGCAGAGTGTGCAGACCCTGTCCCTGTGGATCATCCATCACAGAAAGCACTCGTCTCTTATTGTGCACGTCTGGCACAGGGAAATGAAGAAAG CCAAAAGCAACAGGAAGTTGACCTTCCTGTACCTAGCCAATGATGTTATCCAGAACAGCAAGAGGAAAGGACCCGAATTTACCAAGGATTTTGAGACCGTCCTGGTCGATGCCTGCTCCCATGTAGCTAG AGAAGCAGATGACGGGTGTAAGAAACACCTGGAACGGTTGCTCAACATCTGGCAGGAGCGCAGCGTATACGGGGCCGACTTCATCCAGCAGCTCAAGCTGGCCATCGAGGACTCCAACAGCCCCAAACAGAAACCGCAGGGTAAGCAGGCAGGAGGCAGACGAGCAAAACACTCCCAACCAGAGCGCTTCAAAG CAGTACAGGCAGTAAAAAATCAGCGCAAACCAAGCCGGAAGAAGGTTGAAGAAG CCCATGTTCTCCTGAATGTGAGGCCTTTATACAATCTCgttgtctctctgtgtgctgTATCTGCAGTGGAGGAGAAGAAAGCCACCAAACGCACCTACCAGAAAAttcaggaggaagaggaggaggaagatgacGATTACAGGGGACACTACTCTCCACAGGAAAACGATGTTAGCGGGCCATTGCTG ACCGAGGAACTGATTAAGGCCCTACAGGACCTGGAGAACGCAGCCTCTGGAGATGCGGCCGTTCGCCAGAAGATAGCCTCGCTTCCCCAGGAGGTGCAGGACGTCTCCTTGCTGGAGAAAATCACAG ACAAGGAGGCTGCGGAAAAGTTGTCGAAGACAGTGGACGAGGCCTGCCTCCTGCTGGCCGAGTATAACGGGCGACTGGCTGCTGAGCTGGAGGACCGGAGACAGCTGGCCCGCATGCTTACAGAGTACATCCACAACCAGAAGGAGGTCCTCACTGAGCGAGAGAAGAAGCTGGAT GAGTACAAACAGAAACTGGCACGGGTGACGCAAGTCCGAAAGGAGCTGAAATCGCACATCCAGAGCCTGCCTGACCTCTCGCTGCTGCCCAACGTCACAGGCGGCCTGGCACCACTGCCCTCCGCTGGTGACCTTTTCTCCACTGACTGA
- the rprd1b gene encoding regulation of nuclear pre-mRNA domain-containing protein 1B isoform X1, translating into MSSFSESALEKKLSELSNSQQSVQTLSLWIIHHRKHSSLIVHVWHREMKKAKSNRKLTFLYLANDVIQNSKRKGPEFTKDFETVLVDACSHVAREADDGCKKHLERLLNIWQERSVYGADFIQQLKLAIEDSNSPKQKPQGKQAGGRRAKHSQPERFKAVQAVKNQRKPSRKKVEEAHVLLNVRPLYNLVVSLCAVSAVEEKKATKRTYQKIQEEEEEEDDDYRGHYSPQENDVSGPLLNLLAATGRDPLTPPLPSQTEELIKALQDLENAASGDAAVRQKIASLPQEVQDVSLLEKITDKEAAEKLSKTVDEACLLLAEYNGRLAAELEDRRQLARMLTEYIHNQKEVLTEREKKLDEYKQKLARVTQVRKELKSHIQSLPDLSLLPNVTGGLAPLPSAGDLFSTD; encoded by the exons ATGTCGTCCTTTTCCGAGTCTGCGCTGGAGAAGAAGTTGTCGGAGCTGAGTAACTCCCAGCAGAGTGTGCAGACCCTGTCCCTGTGGATCATCCATCACAGAAAGCACTCGTCTCTTATTGTGCACGTCTGGCACAGGGAAATGAAGAAAG CCAAAAGCAACAGGAAGTTGACCTTCCTGTACCTAGCCAATGATGTTATCCAGAACAGCAAGAGGAAAGGACCCGAATTTACCAAGGATTTTGAGACCGTCCTGGTCGATGCCTGCTCCCATGTAGCTAG AGAAGCAGATGACGGGTGTAAGAAACACCTGGAACGGTTGCTCAACATCTGGCAGGAGCGCAGCGTATACGGGGCCGACTTCATCCAGCAGCTCAAGCTGGCCATCGAGGACTCCAACAGCCCCAAACAGAAACCGCAGGGTAAGCAGGCAGGAGGCAGACGAGCAAAACACTCCCAACCAGAGCGCTTCAAAG CAGTACAGGCAGTAAAAAATCAGCGCAAACCAAGCCGGAAGAAGGTTGAAGAAG CCCATGTTCTCCTGAATGTGAGGCCTTTATACAATCTCgttgtctctctgtgtgctgTATCTGCAGTGGAGGAGAAGAAAGCCACCAAACGCACCTACCAGAAAAttcaggaggaagaggaggaggaagatgacGATTACAGGGGACACTACTCTCCACAGGAAAACGATGTTAGCGGGCCATTGCTG AATCTCCTTGCAGCCACAGGCAGGGACCCTCTGACACCCCCTCTCCCCTCACAGACCGAGGAACTGATTAAGGCCCTACAGGACCTGGAGAACGCAGCCTCTGGAGATGCGGCCGTTCGCCAGAAGATAGCCTCGCTTCCCCAGGAGGTGCAGGACGTCTCCTTGCTGGAGAAAATCACAG ACAAGGAGGCTGCGGAAAAGTTGTCGAAGACAGTGGACGAGGCCTGCCTCCTGCTGGCCGAGTATAACGGGCGACTGGCTGCTGAGCTGGAGGACCGGAGACAGCTGGCCCGCATGCTTACAGAGTACATCCACAACCAGAAGGAGGTCCTCACTGAGCGAGAGAAGAAGCTGGAT GAGTACAAACAGAAACTGGCACGGGTGACGCAAGTCCGAAAGGAGCTGAAATCGCACATCCAGAGCCTGCCTGACCTCTCGCTGCTGCCCAACGTCACAGGCGGCCTGGCACCACTGCCCTCCGCTGGTGACCTTTTCTCCACTGACTGA
- the rprd1b gene encoding regulation of nuclear pre-mRNA domain-containing protein 1B isoform X12: MSSFSESALEKKLSELSNSQQSVQTLSLWIIHHRKHSSLIVHVWHREMKKAKSNRKLTFLYLANDVIQNSKRKGPEFTKDFETVLVDACSHVAREADDGCKKHLERLLNIWQERSVYGADFIQQLKLAIEDSNSPKQKPQVEEKKATKRTYQKIQEEEEEEDDDYRGHYSPQENDVSGPLLNLLAATGRDPLTPPLPSQTEELIKALQDLENAASGDAAVRQKIASLPQEVQDVSLLEKITDKEAAEKLSKTVDEACLLLAEYNGRLAAELEDRRQLARMLTEYIHNQKEVLTEREKKLDEYKQKLARVTQVRKELKSHIQSLPDLSLLPNVTGGLAPLPSAGDLFSTD, from the exons ATGTCGTCCTTTTCCGAGTCTGCGCTGGAGAAGAAGTTGTCGGAGCTGAGTAACTCCCAGCAGAGTGTGCAGACCCTGTCCCTGTGGATCATCCATCACAGAAAGCACTCGTCTCTTATTGTGCACGTCTGGCACAGGGAAATGAAGAAAG CCAAAAGCAACAGGAAGTTGACCTTCCTGTACCTAGCCAATGATGTTATCCAGAACAGCAAGAGGAAAGGACCCGAATTTACCAAGGATTTTGAGACCGTCCTGGTCGATGCCTGCTCCCATGTAGCTAG AGAAGCAGATGACGGGTGTAAGAAACACCTGGAACGGTTGCTCAACATCTGGCAGGAGCGCAGCGTATACGGGGCCGACTTCATCCAGCAGCTCAAGCTGGCCATCGAGGACTCCAACAGCCCCAAACAGAAACCGCAGG TGGAGGAGAAGAAAGCCACCAAACGCACCTACCAGAAAAttcaggaggaagaggaggaggaagatgacGATTACAGGGGACACTACTCTCCACAGGAAAACGATGTTAGCGGGCCATTGCTG AATCTCCTTGCAGCCACAGGCAGGGACCCTCTGACACCCCCTCTCCCCTCACAGACCGAGGAACTGATTAAGGCCCTACAGGACCTGGAGAACGCAGCCTCTGGAGATGCGGCCGTTCGCCAGAAGATAGCCTCGCTTCCCCAGGAGGTGCAGGACGTCTCCTTGCTGGAGAAAATCACAG ACAAGGAGGCTGCGGAAAAGTTGTCGAAGACAGTGGACGAGGCCTGCCTCCTGCTGGCCGAGTATAACGGGCGACTGGCTGCTGAGCTGGAGGACCGGAGACAGCTGGCCCGCATGCTTACAGAGTACATCCACAACCAGAAGGAGGTCCTCACTGAGCGAGAGAAGAAGCTGGAT GAGTACAAACAGAAACTGGCACGGGTGACGCAAGTCCGAAAGGAGCTGAAATCGCACATCCAGAGCCTGCCTGACCTCTCGCTGCTGCCCAACGTCACAGGCGGCCTGGCACCACTGCCCTCCGCTGGTGACCTTTTCTCCACTGACTGA
- the rprd1b gene encoding regulation of nuclear pre-mRNA domain-containing protein 1B isoform X10 — protein sequence MSSFSESALEKKLSELSNSQQSVQTLSLWIIHHRKHSSLIVHVWHREMKKAKSNRKLTFLYLANDVIQNSKRKGPEFTKDFETVLVDACSHVAREADDGCKKHLERLLNIWQERSVYGADFIQQLKLAIEDSNSPKQKPQGKQAGGRRAKHSQPERFKVEEKKATKRTYQKIQEEEEEEDDDYRGHYSPQENDVSGPLLNLLAATGRDPLTPPLPSQTEELIKALQDLENAASGDAAVRQKIASLPQEVQDVSLLEKITDKEAAEKLSKTVDEACLLLAEYNGRLAAELEDRRQLARMLTEYIHNQKEVLTEREKKLDEYKQKLARVTQVRKELKSHIQSLPDLSLLPNVTGGLAPLPSAGDLFSTD from the exons ATGTCGTCCTTTTCCGAGTCTGCGCTGGAGAAGAAGTTGTCGGAGCTGAGTAACTCCCAGCAGAGTGTGCAGACCCTGTCCCTGTGGATCATCCATCACAGAAAGCACTCGTCTCTTATTGTGCACGTCTGGCACAGGGAAATGAAGAAAG CCAAAAGCAACAGGAAGTTGACCTTCCTGTACCTAGCCAATGATGTTATCCAGAACAGCAAGAGGAAAGGACCCGAATTTACCAAGGATTTTGAGACCGTCCTGGTCGATGCCTGCTCCCATGTAGCTAG AGAAGCAGATGACGGGTGTAAGAAACACCTGGAACGGTTGCTCAACATCTGGCAGGAGCGCAGCGTATACGGGGCCGACTTCATCCAGCAGCTCAAGCTGGCCATCGAGGACTCCAACAGCCCCAAACAGAAACCGCAGGGTAAGCAGGCAGGAGGCAGACGAGCAAAACACTCCCAACCAGAGCGCTTCAAAG TGGAGGAGAAGAAAGCCACCAAACGCACCTACCAGAAAAttcaggaggaagaggaggaggaagatgacGATTACAGGGGACACTACTCTCCACAGGAAAACGATGTTAGCGGGCCATTGCTG AATCTCCTTGCAGCCACAGGCAGGGACCCTCTGACACCCCCTCTCCCCTCACAGACCGAGGAACTGATTAAGGCCCTACAGGACCTGGAGAACGCAGCCTCTGGAGATGCGGCCGTTCGCCAGAAGATAGCCTCGCTTCCCCAGGAGGTGCAGGACGTCTCCTTGCTGGAGAAAATCACAG ACAAGGAGGCTGCGGAAAAGTTGTCGAAGACAGTGGACGAGGCCTGCCTCCTGCTGGCCGAGTATAACGGGCGACTGGCTGCTGAGCTGGAGGACCGGAGACAGCTGGCCCGCATGCTTACAGAGTACATCCACAACCAGAAGGAGGTCCTCACTGAGCGAGAGAAGAAGCTGGAT GAGTACAAACAGAAACTGGCACGGGTGACGCAAGTCCGAAAGGAGCTGAAATCGCACATCCAGAGCCTGCCTGACCTCTCGCTGCTGCCCAACGTCACAGGCGGCCTGGCACCACTGCCCTCCGCTGGTGACCTTTTCTCCACTGACTGA
- the rprd1b gene encoding regulation of nuclear pre-mRNA domain-containing protein 1B isoform X9 produces the protein MSSFSESALEKKLSELSNSQQSVQTLSLWIIHHRKHSSLIVHVWHREMKKAKSNRKLTFLYLANDVIQNSKRKGPEFTKDFETVLVDACSHVAREADDGCKKHLERLLNIWQERSVYGADFIQQLKLAIEDSNSPKQKPQAVQAVKNQRKPSRKKVEEVEEKKATKRTYQKIQEEEEEEDDDYRGHYSPQENDVSGPLLNLLAATGRDPLTPPLPSQTEELIKALQDLENAASGDAAVRQKIASLPQEVQDVSLLEKITDKEAAEKLSKTVDEACLLLAEYNGRLAAELEDRRQLARMLTEYIHNQKEVLTEREKKLDEYKQKLARVTQVRKELKSHIQSLPDLSLLPNVTGGLAPLPSAGDLFSTD, from the exons ATGTCGTCCTTTTCCGAGTCTGCGCTGGAGAAGAAGTTGTCGGAGCTGAGTAACTCCCAGCAGAGTGTGCAGACCCTGTCCCTGTGGATCATCCATCACAGAAAGCACTCGTCTCTTATTGTGCACGTCTGGCACAGGGAAATGAAGAAAG CCAAAAGCAACAGGAAGTTGACCTTCCTGTACCTAGCCAATGATGTTATCCAGAACAGCAAGAGGAAAGGACCCGAATTTACCAAGGATTTTGAGACCGTCCTGGTCGATGCCTGCTCCCATGTAGCTAG AGAAGCAGATGACGGGTGTAAGAAACACCTGGAACGGTTGCTCAACATCTGGCAGGAGCGCAGCGTATACGGGGCCGACTTCATCCAGCAGCTCAAGCTGGCCATCGAGGACTCCAACAGCCCCAAACAGAAACCGCAGG CAGTACAGGCAGTAAAAAATCAGCGCAAACCAAGCCGGAAGAAGGTTGAAGAAG TGGAGGAGAAGAAAGCCACCAAACGCACCTACCAGAAAAttcaggaggaagaggaggaggaagatgacGATTACAGGGGACACTACTCTCCACAGGAAAACGATGTTAGCGGGCCATTGCTG AATCTCCTTGCAGCCACAGGCAGGGACCCTCTGACACCCCCTCTCCCCTCACAGACCGAGGAACTGATTAAGGCCCTACAGGACCTGGAGAACGCAGCCTCTGGAGATGCGGCCGTTCGCCAGAAGATAGCCTCGCTTCCCCAGGAGGTGCAGGACGTCTCCTTGCTGGAGAAAATCACAG ACAAGGAGGCTGCGGAAAAGTTGTCGAAGACAGTGGACGAGGCCTGCCTCCTGCTGGCCGAGTATAACGGGCGACTGGCTGCTGAGCTGGAGGACCGGAGACAGCTGGCCCGCATGCTTACAGAGTACATCCACAACCAGAAGGAGGTCCTCACTGAGCGAGAGAAGAAGCTGGAT GAGTACAAACAGAAACTGGCACGGGTGACGCAAGTCCGAAAGGAGCTGAAATCGCACATCCAGAGCCTGCCTGACCTCTCGCTGCTGCCCAACGTCACAGGCGGCCTGGCACCACTGCCCTCCGCTGGTGACCTTTTCTCCACTGACTGA
- the rprd1b gene encoding regulation of nuclear pre-mRNA domain-containing protein 1B isoform X13, whose translation MSSFSESALEKKLSELSNSQQSVQTLSLWIIHHRKHSSLIVHVWHREMKKAKSNRKLTFLYLANDVIQNSKRKGPEFTKDFETVLVDACSHVAREADDGCKKHLERLLNIWQERSVYGADFIQQLKLAIEDSNSPKQKPQVEEKKATKRTYQKIQEEEEEEDDDYRGHYSPQENDVSGPLLTEELIKALQDLENAASGDAAVRQKIASLPQEVQDVSLLEKITDKEAAEKLSKTVDEACLLLAEYNGRLAAELEDRRQLARMLTEYIHNQKEVLTEREKKLDEYKQKLARVTQVRKELKSHIQSLPDLSLLPNVTGGLAPLPSAGDLFSTD comes from the exons ATGTCGTCCTTTTCCGAGTCTGCGCTGGAGAAGAAGTTGTCGGAGCTGAGTAACTCCCAGCAGAGTGTGCAGACCCTGTCCCTGTGGATCATCCATCACAGAAAGCACTCGTCTCTTATTGTGCACGTCTGGCACAGGGAAATGAAGAAAG CCAAAAGCAACAGGAAGTTGACCTTCCTGTACCTAGCCAATGATGTTATCCAGAACAGCAAGAGGAAAGGACCCGAATTTACCAAGGATTTTGAGACCGTCCTGGTCGATGCCTGCTCCCATGTAGCTAG AGAAGCAGATGACGGGTGTAAGAAACACCTGGAACGGTTGCTCAACATCTGGCAGGAGCGCAGCGTATACGGGGCCGACTTCATCCAGCAGCTCAAGCTGGCCATCGAGGACTCCAACAGCCCCAAACAGAAACCGCAGG TGGAGGAGAAGAAAGCCACCAAACGCACCTACCAGAAAAttcaggaggaagaggaggaggaagatgacGATTACAGGGGACACTACTCTCCACAGGAAAACGATGTTAGCGGGCCATTGCTG ACCGAGGAACTGATTAAGGCCCTACAGGACCTGGAGAACGCAGCCTCTGGAGATGCGGCCGTTCGCCAGAAGATAGCCTCGCTTCCCCAGGAGGTGCAGGACGTCTCCTTGCTGGAGAAAATCACAG ACAAGGAGGCTGCGGAAAAGTTGTCGAAGACAGTGGACGAGGCCTGCCTCCTGCTGGCCGAGTATAACGGGCGACTGGCTGCTGAGCTGGAGGACCGGAGACAGCTGGCCCGCATGCTTACAGAGTACATCCACAACCAGAAGGAGGTCCTCACTGAGCGAGAGAAGAAGCTGGAT GAGTACAAACAGAAACTGGCACGGGTGACGCAAGTCCGAAAGGAGCTGAAATCGCACATCCAGAGCCTGCCTGACCTCTCGCTGCTGCCCAACGTCACAGGCGGCCTGGCACCACTGCCCTCCGCTGGTGACCTTTTCTCCACTGACTGA
- the rprd1b gene encoding regulation of nuclear pre-mRNA domain-containing protein 1B isoform X5, translating into MSSFSESALEKKLSELSNSQQSVQTLSLWIIHHRKHSSLIVHVWHREMKKAKSNRKLTFLYLANDVIQNSKRKGPEFTKDFETVLVDACSHVAREADDGCKKHLERLLNIWQERSVYGADFIQQLKLAIEDSNSPKQKPQVQAVKNQRKPSRKKVEEAHVLLNVRPLYNLVVSLCAVSAVEEKKATKRTYQKIQEEEEEEDDDYRGHYSPQENDVSGPLLNLLAATGRDPLTPPLPSQTEELIKALQDLENAASGDAAVRQKIASLPQEVQDVSLLEKITDKEAAEKLSKTVDEACLLLAEYNGRLAAELEDRRQLARMLTEYIHNQKEVLTEREKKLDEYKQKLARVTQVRKELKSHIQSLPDLSLLPNVTGGLAPLPSAGDLFSTD; encoded by the exons ATGTCGTCCTTTTCCGAGTCTGCGCTGGAGAAGAAGTTGTCGGAGCTGAGTAACTCCCAGCAGAGTGTGCAGACCCTGTCCCTGTGGATCATCCATCACAGAAAGCACTCGTCTCTTATTGTGCACGTCTGGCACAGGGAAATGAAGAAAG CCAAAAGCAACAGGAAGTTGACCTTCCTGTACCTAGCCAATGATGTTATCCAGAACAGCAAGAGGAAAGGACCCGAATTTACCAAGGATTTTGAGACCGTCCTGGTCGATGCCTGCTCCCATGTAGCTAG AGAAGCAGATGACGGGTGTAAGAAACACCTGGAACGGTTGCTCAACATCTGGCAGGAGCGCAGCGTATACGGGGCCGACTTCATCCAGCAGCTCAAGCTGGCCATCGAGGACTCCAACAGCCCCAAACAGAAACCGCAGG TACAGGCAGTAAAAAATCAGCGCAAACCAAGCCGGAAGAAGGTTGAAGAAG CCCATGTTCTCCTGAATGTGAGGCCTTTATACAATCTCgttgtctctctgtgtgctgTATCTGCAGTGGAGGAGAAGAAAGCCACCAAACGCACCTACCAGAAAAttcaggaggaagaggaggaggaagatgacGATTACAGGGGACACTACTCTCCACAGGAAAACGATGTTAGCGGGCCATTGCTG AATCTCCTTGCAGCCACAGGCAGGGACCCTCTGACACCCCCTCTCCCCTCACAGACCGAGGAACTGATTAAGGCCCTACAGGACCTGGAGAACGCAGCCTCTGGAGATGCGGCCGTTCGCCAGAAGATAGCCTCGCTTCCCCAGGAGGTGCAGGACGTCTCCTTGCTGGAGAAAATCACAG ACAAGGAGGCTGCGGAAAAGTTGTCGAAGACAGTGGACGAGGCCTGCCTCCTGCTGGCCGAGTATAACGGGCGACTGGCTGCTGAGCTGGAGGACCGGAGACAGCTGGCCCGCATGCTTACAGAGTACATCCACAACCAGAAGGAGGTCCTCACTGAGCGAGAGAAGAAGCTGGAT GAGTACAAACAGAAACTGGCACGGGTGACGCAAGTCCGAAAGGAGCTGAAATCGCACATCCAGAGCCTGCCTGACCTCTCGCTGCTGCCCAACGTCACAGGCGGCCTGGCACCACTGCCCTCCGCTGGTGACCTTTTCTCCACTGACTGA
- the rprd1b gene encoding regulation of nuclear pre-mRNA domain-containing protein 1B isoform X8 gives MSSFSESALEKKLSELSNSQQSVQTLSLWIIHHRKHSSLIVHVWHREMKKAKSNRKLTFLYLANDVIQNSKRKGPEFTKDFETVLVDACSHVAREADDGCKKHLERLLNIWQERSVYGADFIQQLKLAIEDSNSPKQKPQGKQAGGRRAKHSQPERFKAVQAVKNQRKPSRKKVEEVEEKKATKRTYQKIQEEEEEEDDDYRGHYSPQENDVSGPLLTEELIKALQDLENAASGDAAVRQKIASLPQEVQDVSLLEKITDKEAAEKLSKTVDEACLLLAEYNGRLAAELEDRRQLARMLTEYIHNQKEVLTEREKKLDEYKQKLARVTQVRKELKSHIQSLPDLSLLPNVTGGLAPLPSAGDLFSTD, from the exons ATGTCGTCCTTTTCCGAGTCTGCGCTGGAGAAGAAGTTGTCGGAGCTGAGTAACTCCCAGCAGAGTGTGCAGACCCTGTCCCTGTGGATCATCCATCACAGAAAGCACTCGTCTCTTATTGTGCACGTCTGGCACAGGGAAATGAAGAAAG CCAAAAGCAACAGGAAGTTGACCTTCCTGTACCTAGCCAATGATGTTATCCAGAACAGCAAGAGGAAAGGACCCGAATTTACCAAGGATTTTGAGACCGTCCTGGTCGATGCCTGCTCCCATGTAGCTAG AGAAGCAGATGACGGGTGTAAGAAACACCTGGAACGGTTGCTCAACATCTGGCAGGAGCGCAGCGTATACGGGGCCGACTTCATCCAGCAGCTCAAGCTGGCCATCGAGGACTCCAACAGCCCCAAACAGAAACCGCAGGGTAAGCAGGCAGGAGGCAGACGAGCAAAACACTCCCAACCAGAGCGCTTCAAAG CAGTACAGGCAGTAAAAAATCAGCGCAAACCAAGCCGGAAGAAGGTTGAAGAAG TGGAGGAGAAGAAAGCCACCAAACGCACCTACCAGAAAAttcaggaggaagaggaggaggaagatgacGATTACAGGGGACACTACTCTCCACAGGAAAACGATGTTAGCGGGCCATTGCTG ACCGAGGAACTGATTAAGGCCCTACAGGACCTGGAGAACGCAGCCTCTGGAGATGCGGCCGTTCGCCAGAAGATAGCCTCGCTTCCCCAGGAGGTGCAGGACGTCTCCTTGCTGGAGAAAATCACAG ACAAGGAGGCTGCGGAAAAGTTGTCGAAGACAGTGGACGAGGCCTGCCTCCTGCTGGCCGAGTATAACGGGCGACTGGCTGCTGAGCTGGAGGACCGGAGACAGCTGGCCCGCATGCTTACAGAGTACATCCACAACCAGAAGGAGGTCCTCACTGAGCGAGAGAAGAAGCTGGAT GAGTACAAACAGAAACTGGCACGGGTGACGCAAGTCCGAAAGGAGCTGAAATCGCACATCCAGAGCCTGCCTGACCTCTCGCTGCTGCCCAACGTCACAGGCGGCCTGGCACCACTGCCCTCCGCTGGTGACCTTTTCTCCACTGACTGA
- the rprd1b gene encoding regulation of nuclear pre-mRNA domain-containing protein 1B isoform X11 — MSSFSESALEKKLSELSNSQQSVQTLSLWIIHHRKHSSLIVHVWHREMKKAKSNRKLTFLYLANDVIQNSKRKGPEFTKDFETVLVDACSHVAREADDGCKKHLERLLNIWQERSVYGADFIQQLKLAIEDSNSPKQKPQVQAVKNQRKPSRKKVEEVEEKKATKRTYQKIQEEEEEEDDDYRGHYSPQENDVSGPLLNLLAATGRDPLTPPLPSQTEELIKALQDLENAASGDAAVRQKIASLPQEVQDVSLLEKITDKEAAEKLSKTVDEACLLLAEYNGRLAAELEDRRQLARMLTEYIHNQKEVLTEREKKLDEYKQKLARVTQVRKELKSHIQSLPDLSLLPNVTGGLAPLPSAGDLFSTD, encoded by the exons ATGTCGTCCTTTTCCGAGTCTGCGCTGGAGAAGAAGTTGTCGGAGCTGAGTAACTCCCAGCAGAGTGTGCAGACCCTGTCCCTGTGGATCATCCATCACAGAAAGCACTCGTCTCTTATTGTGCACGTCTGGCACAGGGAAATGAAGAAAG CCAAAAGCAACAGGAAGTTGACCTTCCTGTACCTAGCCAATGATGTTATCCAGAACAGCAAGAGGAAAGGACCCGAATTTACCAAGGATTTTGAGACCGTCCTGGTCGATGCCTGCTCCCATGTAGCTAG AGAAGCAGATGACGGGTGTAAGAAACACCTGGAACGGTTGCTCAACATCTGGCAGGAGCGCAGCGTATACGGGGCCGACTTCATCCAGCAGCTCAAGCTGGCCATCGAGGACTCCAACAGCCCCAAACAGAAACCGCAGG TACAGGCAGTAAAAAATCAGCGCAAACCAAGCCGGAAGAAGGTTGAAGAAG TGGAGGAGAAGAAAGCCACCAAACGCACCTACCAGAAAAttcaggaggaagaggaggaggaagatgacGATTACAGGGGACACTACTCTCCACAGGAAAACGATGTTAGCGGGCCATTGCTG AATCTCCTTGCAGCCACAGGCAGGGACCCTCTGACACCCCCTCTCCCCTCACAGACCGAGGAACTGATTAAGGCCCTACAGGACCTGGAGAACGCAGCCTCTGGAGATGCGGCCGTTCGCCAGAAGATAGCCTCGCTTCCCCAGGAGGTGCAGGACGTCTCCTTGCTGGAGAAAATCACAG ACAAGGAGGCTGCGGAAAAGTTGTCGAAGACAGTGGACGAGGCCTGCCTCCTGCTGGCCGAGTATAACGGGCGACTGGCTGCTGAGCTGGAGGACCGGAGACAGCTGGCCCGCATGCTTACAGAGTACATCCACAACCAGAAGGAGGTCCTCACTGAGCGAGAGAAGAAGCTGGAT GAGTACAAACAGAAACTGGCACGGGTGACGCAAGTCCGAAAGGAGCTGAAATCGCACATCCAGAGCCTGCCTGACCTCTCGCTGCTGCCCAACGTCACAGGCGGCCTGGCACCACTGCCCTCCGCTGGTGACCTTTTCTCCACTGACTGA